Genomic DNA from Cyanobacterium sp. T60_A2020_053:
AGGGTATAGCGTTCAATCACTGCGATTTTTCGTTTTTGCAAATACAACCTAACGATTATATCAGAAAAAATGAGCTACGGTGGAGGGCGCCGGTTGGGGGTTTTTAATTTATTCAGCAACCCTAATTATTAACAATTTCTGTGTTTCGAATTAACCACTTATTATTAACTTTTACTAACTCATATTTTACCAAAATTTCTTCATCGTAAGAACGAATATTATCCAATCTACCGTTACTAAAAAACTCTGATTTTTCCCTTACTCTGGCAATAATATTACCTTGATTTAGGTTTTGAGGATTGACGTTAACCCCTTCAATGGTAACGTTATGTTGGTAACGGCGGTAAGCATTTTGATTTTTGAGGGCGCTGATATTGTTACGCCAAATTGACAGCAGGGGATCGACTAGGATGCTTTCTAAAGCTGATATGTTGTATTCAGCGCCCGTCGCTTGTGATTTTGCCTCTAGCCATTGATTGATGATGATAACAGCGCCCTCCGCCGTTAGCGGATTATCAGCGCCTATAGCCTCTTCCGCCACAATTTCTTCGGGTAACTGAATGAGAGGTTCTGTTAATGATAGCTCAAGATTGTTGTCTCGGCGCCCGATATTAACAAGGGAAGCAAAGTTATTGAGAATGACATTAACTAAAACAGCCAAGATAATCAAAACTAAAATTGACAGGGAAACATTAACAATTAACCCCGATTTTTCTTTCTTGTCTTCGACTTCTATTTCATCATCATCGTTATTAACCACATCAGGGATAATAGTTTTTTCTGCTTCGAGATTTTCTGACAAAAAGGAGTTGAAATTAACTAACTCAGAGTCATCATTAGTGGGAATCGTTGTTTCCTCAACGGGGTTTTCTGTTTCACGAAGGGCGCTGGGATACTCCACATTAACAGGAATATCATCCAAACTATCAGGAAGGGCTTGAGAAGCTATTTTTTTTAAAGTAATATCATCCCCATCAGAATCTCTTTCGGGGGGGGCAATTTTTTCTAAATAATTTTGTACACGTTCATCCTCAAAGTATAATTGTACGGAAAAAGACTCTTTATCTAAGTTTTTAAATTGTTCAGAAAGCTCCTCTTGAAACCATTTCTCAGTATAAAGAAGTAAACCCGGTACTAAATCTAAAGAATTGGCAGATTTTTCTAAAACAAAATTAAGTTTTTCTGCTTCTCTACTCTGTTTGACAAATACTTGTGCTTGGGCAATTTCCCCTAATAAAAACGCACAAATTGACTGCTCAATACAAACATCTTGATGATGATTTAATTGAATTAAGAGTTTTTTGGCTTCAAGGATATATTCTGGTTTTCTTTCCGTAAAACCCATTACCATTAAAGCATTAATAGATAAATATTTAGCTATGTTTGAAGGGCGCTGGGCTTCGGTGGCAAAAAATTCTTGTTGCTCTCGGGCGCTAAGATATGATCTAATTTGTTGAATAAAACGCAAAAAATCATCAGTATTTAAGCCCGATTGATCATCATTTTTGCCCTCAATGCCACCCCTAGCGTCAAGCATTTGTGACAATAAATCCAGCGCCCTCCGCCGATGTTGAAATTCACTGGTATCTTGAGTAAGTAGTTGCAGAATGAGATAAGGGCGTAATTTACAGCGATTGTCATTGATTTCCCGCCTTAATGATGGTAAACAATCTTCTTCCTCTAACAAAGAATAAGCCTTAACCAAATAAATGTCAGCATCATCATATTCCTGCTGTTGCCACTTTTCTCGTGCCAATTCCCAATTACTATTGACTACCGTCAAAATTAAATCTTGCCAAATTTTCGGTAATACTTCCGTTTGTTGAGTAATTTCTGTTAGTTTTTCTTTTCCTTCTACATAAGGTTGTGCCAAAGTTGACACCAACTCATATTCTCCCAATTCCTGTAACATCAT
This window encodes:
- a CDS encoding DUF4101 domain-containing protein, which encodes MQIPLDYYRILGIPLQAESDLIVSAYEDRITQIPHGEYSEYGIKSRQNLITHAYNILKNEKSRQDYDDKVFPTTTESLWDSDSEVSISEAVSLLDGETINPTIDVEKDEFIGALMMLQELGEYELVSTLAQPYVEGKEKLTEITQQTEVLPKIWQDLILTVVNSNWELAREKWQQQEYDDADIYLVKAYSLLEEEDCLPSLRREINDNRCKLRPYLILQLLTQDTSEFQHRRRALDLLSQMLDARGGIEGKNDDQSGLNTDDFLRFIQQIRSYLSAREQQEFFATEAQRPSNIAKYLSINALMVMGFTERKPEYILEAKKLLIQLNHHQDVCIEQSICAFLLGEIAQAQVFVKQSREAEKLNFVLEKSANSLDLVPGLLLYTEKWFQEELSEQFKNLDKESFSVQLYFEDERVQNYLEKIAPPERDSDGDDITLKKIASQALPDSLDDIPVNVEYPSALRETENPVEETTIPTNDDSELVNFNSFLSENLEAEKTIIPDVVNNDDDEIEVEDKKEKSGLIVNVSLSILVLIILAVLVNVILNNFASLVNIGRRDNNLELSLTEPLIQLPEEIVAEEAIGADNPLTAEGAVIIINQWLEAKSQATGAEYNISALESILVDPLLSIWRNNISALKNQNAYRRYQHNVTIEGVNVNPQNLNQGNIIARVREKSEFFSNGRLDNIRSYDEEILVKYELVKVNNKWLIRNTEIVNN